A window of the Deltaproteobacteria bacterium genome harbors these coding sequences:
- a CDS encoding FAD-binding protein — protein sequence MGPVLPAALVARLRAVVGADGIVDRPEALLVYECDGYTLERAAPEAVVLPRTPAEVSAVLRLLAAEKISFVPRGAGTGLSGGTLPVAAPVMICTSRLDRIEAVDVRNQRVVAQAGVVNQWVTNAVRAHGLGYAPDPSSQPACTIGGNIAENSGGPHTLKYGVTTNHVLGIELALPSGELVALGGAVEDRPGYDLVGLVVGAEGTFGVVTRATLRVVRSPEAHRTLLAVFDSVDAASEAVSGIIGAGIVPAALEMMDRLIIQAVEAAFRIGLPTDAGAVLLIEIDGPAAGLDVHAARATAVCRAAGVREIRVARDEAERAALWKCRKRAFGAVGRLAPNYCTQDGVVPRTRVPEIVRSIAAVAQRHRLRIANVFHAGDGNIHPILLYDERDRDEVARVRAAGREILETCVALGGSLTGEHGIGVEKVAEMPLLFGPDDLLAMTRLRAVFDPEGRANPHKIFPDAKVCVETRAPRRQAAV from the coding sequence TCGACCGGCCGGAGGCGCTCCTGGTCTACGAGTGCGACGGCTACACGCTCGAGCGGGCCGCTCCCGAGGCCGTCGTGCTGCCGCGCACGCCGGCAGAGGTGAGCGCGGTGCTGCGGCTCCTCGCGGCGGAGAAAATATCATTTGTCCCGCGCGGTGCCGGCACGGGGCTCTCGGGCGGCACCCTGCCCGTTGCCGCGCCGGTGATGATCTGCACGAGCCGGCTGGACCGCATCGAGGCGGTCGACGTACGGAACCAGCGCGTCGTCGCCCAGGCCGGCGTGGTGAACCAGTGGGTCACGAACGCCGTGCGCGCGCACGGCCTCGGCTACGCGCCCGACCCGTCGAGCCAGCCGGCTTGCACCATCGGCGGCAACATCGCCGAGAACTCGGGCGGACCCCATACGCTCAAGTACGGGGTCACCACCAACCACGTGCTCGGCATCGAGCTGGCGCTGCCGTCGGGCGAGCTGGTGGCGCTCGGCGGTGCGGTCGAGGACCGGCCGGGCTATGACCTGGTGGGGCTCGTGGTCGGTGCCGAGGGCACGTTCGGCGTCGTCACCCGCGCGACCCTCAGGGTGGTGCGCTCGCCGGAGGCGCACCGCACCCTGCTCGCGGTCTTCGACTCGGTCGACGCCGCCAGCGAGGCGGTCTCCGGCATCATCGGTGCGGGCATCGTGCCGGCGGCGCTCGAGATGATGGACCGCCTGATCATCCAGGCGGTGGAGGCGGCCTTCCGCATCGGGCTCCCGACGGATGCCGGGGCGGTGCTCCTGATCGAGATCGACGGTCCCGCCGCCGGGCTCGACGTGCATGCCGCGCGCGCCACGGCCGTCTGCCGGGCGGCCGGCGTGCGCGAGATCCGCGTCGCGCGCGACGAGGCCGAGCGGGCGGCCCTCTGGAAGTGCCGCAAGCGCGCCTTCGGCGCGGTCGGGCGGCTGGCCCCCAACTACTGCACGCAGGACGGCGTCGTGCCGCGCACGCGCGTGCCCGAGATCGTACGTTCGATCGCGGCGGTCGCCCAGCGACACCGGCTGCGCATCGCCAACGTCTTCCACGCCGGCGACGGCAACATCCACCCGATCCTGCTCTACGACGAGCGCGATCGGGACGAGGTCGCCCGCGTGCGGGCCGCGGGGCGGGAGATCCTGGAGACCTGCGTCGCGCTCGGAGGGAGCCTCACCGGCGAGCACGGCATCGGCGTCGAGAAGGTCGCCGAGATGCCGCTCCTCTTCGGCCCCGACGACCTGCTCGCGATGACGCGGCTGCGCGCCGTCTTCGACCCGGAGGGGCG